The Candidatus Obscuribacterales bacterium sequence TGGCAGATCCTCTTTTCGGTACAATTAGGGCGATAGATCAATCAGTTGAGAGATCAAAGGGATAGGTATATGCGAATTTTAGTCATGGGTGGCACCCGCTTCATTGGTGTGTACCTCACACAGCTTTTAGTTGAGCAGGGGCATGAGGTGGTGCTGTTTAACCGAGGCAACCGGCCCGCTCCGGTTGCAGGTGTTGCTGAGATCCATGGCGATCGCCAAAATGCCGATGACCTGAAGCAAAAGCTCGGTGACGAACGGTTTGATGCCATTTTTGATAACAACGGCCGCGAGCAGAGCGACACCCAGCCGTTGATCGACCTCTTCAATGGCAAGGTGCAGCACTTTGTCTATGTGAGTTCGGCAGGGGTCTATCAAAAATCTGACCAAATGCCCCATCTGGAGGGGGATACGGTTGACCCCAACAGTCGCCATAAGGGTAAGTTTGAAACCGAGGCCTCCTTATTTGCCCAAGCGGTACCGTTTACTTCGGTGCGTCCGGTTTATATCTACGGCCCCCAAAACTACAACCCCCTTGAAGCCTGGTTTTTTGATCGGATTGTGCGCGATCGACCCATCCCTATCCCCGGCAATGGGCAGCATCTCACCCAGTTGGGTCATGTGTATGATCTAGCCATGGCCATGACCCAGGTTTTGGGTAATCAGCAGGCCGTCGGCAAAATCTACAACATCTCCGGCGATCGCTACGTTACCTTTGACGGATTAGCCCGCGCCTGTGCGATCGCCGCTGGCAAAGATCCCGAGCAGCTCCAGATTGTCCATTACAATCCCAAAGACTTTGACTTTGGGAAGAAGAAAGCTTTCCCCATGCGGGTACAGCATTTCTTTACAGACATTCACCACGCCCAGGCTGACCTTGGCTGGCATCCGAAGTATGACTTGATCTCTGGCTTGAAAGATTCCTTTCAAGCCGACTACCTGGCAAATGGGGGCGATCGCAATATGGTCGATTTCAGCCTAGATGATGAAATTCTAAAAAGCGCATAGTATTTTCAGGAAGGGCAGGCTACCTTTACCACCCGCACTGGATCAGATACCCTGGTTGTATCCTTTATAACTCAGTAGAATAGCGATCGCCCTCAAGTAGGTTGGCGCTGTATCGTCAGTGTCACCCACGGATAGGACGGATTAGGGTTGTGCTCTTCCTTAGTCCGGCAACAGCTAGCCTACGGAGTTCGTTTAGCCATGGGGATGTTACCGTGGCGATACGGGTATAGCTCACAAACACAGTTTACAGATACAGGTCAGAGATGGCGCTAGACCTGAGCATGACCATATGGCTCACGAGGTGCATCAGGGTGCCGATACGTAACCAATGGCTGTACTAGTGAAACCACTGGTAGGGCGGATGGCTAGGAACTGTGATCTTGCTCATGTATCCGCCAGAGTAGCCATGCCCAATCGATTCATTCACTGGAATCTATGAACGCATCCAGTTTTCAAGACTCGTCCCTGTATGAGCTGGCAGCTAGCATTGAGCAGGTTTCCCAACCGCTGCAAGTTAGTCCCACCACGTTTAAGTCGATGCTGTCGGCCATCATGGATGTGCTCAGCGAGGCGCAAGAACCTGCAACGCTGTGGATGAAGCTGCCTCGGGGCTATGCATGGTCGAGTGAGGTCGAGCGCTACCAACGGTCGGCCCATCCCGACAGCGCTATCTATATCCTTAAAAATCCCCAATCTGCCTACCACACCCCTGAGGAGAGCGATCGCCCCCCCTCTCGTCCCACACCGAGTCCAGAGTCCAGTACCTTTGATTGGGATTCTGACACCGATTCAGACATTCATTTTATCGAGCCCCTGCCTTCGCCCTTGACGATCTGCCCAGCCACCTCCTTGCCCTTAGCAACCCATAGCCAACTGCGGCGGGAGTATTTTTTAATTGTGCGATCGCAGCGGTTTTCCATCCTGCTGCTGGCTCATCGTCCGCGCACCGTTCGCCCTAGCCCCAGTCCCGACCCGGCACCTCCCAGTGTGCGTCCCCAAACCACCGCAATTTTGAGTGATGAGGGCAGCCCCAGTCGGCGCAAGCATCCACTCCTCTGCATTTGCTCATTTATGCCCCAAACCATTCAGCAAGT is a genomic window containing:
- a CDS encoding NAD-dependent epimerase/dehydratase family protein, which codes for MRILVMGGTRFIGVYLTQLLVEQGHEVVLFNRGNRPAPVAGVAEIHGDRQNADDLKQKLGDERFDAIFDNNGREQSDTQPLIDLFNGKVQHFVYVSSAGVYQKSDQMPHLEGDTVDPNSRHKGKFETEASLFAQAVPFTSVRPVYIYGPQNYNPLEAWFFDRIVRDRPIPIPGNGQHLTQLGHVYDLAMAMTQVLGNQQAVGKIYNISGDRYVTFDGLARACAIAAGKDPEQLQIVHYNPKDFDFGKKKAFPMRVQHFFTDIHHAQADLGWHPKYDLISGLKDSFQADYLANGGDRNMVDFSLDDEILKSA